One Podospora pseudopauciseta strain CBS 411.78 chromosome 4, whole genome shotgun sequence genomic window, AGGATCACAATGGCAGGAGAACAAGGTTTATTGCCTGGTTCAAGCTCAACCTCAGGCCCCTTTTCCGATGGAAGAGGTTCTTCTACATTCTCTTCGGCTTGTATCTGATTGCAGGTATTGCCGTTTCTTGCTGGACGGTTGTGACATCGGCTCTCTATGTGTTTGCTCTTCGCCGCTGGGTTCACGGCTCTGGCTGGTATGTTCATTACTCCTCCTTCGATCACTTTCTAGCTAACGCAAGTTCAGGATGGAACCCATCGATGAGGAGATTCCAGACCGGATTGCTGAGAACGATCCTTCCACCTTTGGCCAGCTTGTTCCTGTCCTTCTGATATCCTTGACTCTCTTCACCTTCATGCAAGTCATTAGCGGTAAGTTTGGTAACACCACTTCCGGCGCGGCCCGGGCTGACTGGTATCCTAAGATCGCGTCACGCTTCGGCGTCAACTGTCCAACCGGCGCAAGAAGAATATTGAAAAGCACAACACACCCACTGTGGTTCAAtacgatggtggtgggtctGACTACCCCGAAAACGGGCATGGGTTCAAGCTTGAGAAGTCCGTCGTGGTAGGAGTGGCAATCAGTGAACCAGACTTAgaccccccaaaaccaatcGATATCGAAGCGGCCGGCGGAAGACGCAGCCAAAGCCGCAGCAGGGATGGAAGcagcaccggcaccaccactcAGTCTATTCACCCACCTTCTCAACCGCAAGTCCACTCCCCTTCCCACACCCGCACCCACTCTCGCCAAAACAGATCATTCTCcagtcctcgtcctcctcaaggCTTTGGAACACCTGAGCCTGGCCATCAGTCTCCCATGCCCGGGTTTCAAAGTCCCGCCTTTCCGCAGTCGCAGAGTCCAACACCTCCTATAAGCCAAGGTCCACTGTCGCAGCCAACGTCAGGTTATGTAGATCAACCTGACTTTCAGCTGCCAGCATTCGACTTCGGACCGGGTGTTAACCCCAATGGTTCGGCGCAAAGCTTGCCATTGAAAGGGGAGGTCCACTCTCACCAGCGAGGCCCCTCGGACGTCTCAAGTCTTTCACAAGCAAGCTACACACCTTCTCACAGCTCCCACCACGTCTCCCAGCTGTCTCAAGGATCAGTCGCACCGCCTGTGCCGAAGAAGTCTAGGTCGAGAGAGCTGAGAGAGCAACAagcgcagcagcaggatCGACGGCCTGGCCCACAGGGAGGGTTTGGCCTTGGGGGAAGGGACGCTTCTCGCACGTTTTGACACCGTTTTGTCGTGATATAATGATTTGATTTATTGTTATGATACCACTTTCGTTTGGGAATACACAGCTTCAGTTAGTTTGTAGTAGTACACAATGATCTTTGGGCATGGTTTCCTTGTAAGGCATATGGCCCGGGCGGTATAAATGAACGGACAGATGGCGATGTTTATGATTGAGGTCTAGTATTATTTAATGATGAAACATTCGTTGCCCTGTCGGACTCTGGTTAGGTATTGTCGGATGTGGccaaacaaaaccaaagTTATTCCCCACTATTCTGAGATTGGGACTCCTTCCTCATTGTCACTGCCCATCACCCCTTCATGCCCACCAACACGTTCTTCATCCTGCCCAATGGAAAACGGCAAGCGTATCCGCCCAGTCCTCAGATCCTTCTTGGCTTCCCAAAcagccaacatggccaaCAGCAACGAGCATACCCTGTTATTCAACTTGTCAGCCATTCCCTCTTCAACCAAGAGCCAAATCCTTACATTGTTATCAGCCCTGTAGTAACCGCACTCTGCGTAACGATGCAGCTGTTGATCTCAGGGGGATAATGAGAACTGAACCGTGTGACCCCTGTTCCGTTACAAAACGGCCATGTTTGTCGCACTGTCGAAATGGAGGTGAGAATCCCTAATCCGATGGCGAGAATCATGACGCTCATCCAGGTAGAGCACAGCTGAGTGAAGACATCCGGCCTCTTTCCATTGGATAAGGCGAgaagggatgaggaggtggtgtaGATCCATTCTAGGGCAATCAGGACGCACTGGTATCATGCCGGGTTAGGTACTGAAGTGAGAGGGGTGGGTAATGGGACGCGTACAGAAACGACATAGATGACTTCACCCAAAGGAACTGACGCCGCTTCCTGACCGGGGTCACTGCATGACCAGTAGGCGCAGAAGTGGTGGTTGTGCATCCAGATGAGGTAGCAGACACTGAAGCATGATATGCTGAGGCTTGAGAACTGGGTGAGACGTAGGAGGTAGCAGGCTGCAGCGGTGAGTGCCTCGGCGGACGGTAGGTGTAGTGTCGTGGTTGCAGTATGCATCTTCGCGGAAAAATTCAAATGAGGATTTTCTttggaagagaaagagacgTGGTGCGGAATTGCCGGTAAATTACCAGGTGGCTGGCTTTTGAAGCTGTTGAGGGATGGGGCCTGCTTCGGATTCCGAATCAGCCGCAAGTCACACACACTAATGAGGGCGCCCAAGTTGATCTTCCGTGACAAAACTCTCATGTTGGGCGGTTGGCTCCGCCCATTGAGGATCACGTATGTAGATTCATGCTTTTCGCAAAGGCTCGGGAATAAAAGGTGTAAAAGTCTTGGGATTTGTGGAGGGAACTTATCACAGCACCTACATAGGGACCTAAGCTACATATACTCAGGCCAGTCTTTGTTTTCTCGCCAGGTGTCGCCTCCGCTGGACCACCACATTGGTGTGCTTCGCTGGACTTTCCGTCTTCAACGAAGCTACCGCCTCGTCCCCAAGATCCCGAGTCGCCCGCTGAGACTCAAATACATGGGACGTGGCCACAACCCGAACTTTTTCGGTGCCAAGAACCTTGACAGCCTCCACCAAAAAAATTGTTGTTGCGATTTTGTCTTCATCCATGACATGTTCCATAACGTCTGAGTCGACGACGATGTGAGCTGTGGGAAACCCCTGGAGAACTCGCTCCAGGAGAAGCAGCCACTCTTGCTGAGTAGATGCCTCTTTCAGCTGCGCGATAGTGATGGGATACTGTGTGCTCATGGCAGAGCGGTTGATCTCAAGAGCCTGGTAAAGTTGAAGAGTTGTTGTTCGCAGCCGTAAGAACAGGTGCCGGCGCGGGGGGGTTACCGCCTTGAGGCGAAATAGCCTGCTGGAGCTGggatggtgggtgttggtgcTGGGCGCCATTGTTGGGTTGGAAACCGTTGCCAGCTTGGGTCATGCCAACTCGAGAAGGGTATGATTGCCCTGTGCAGGTTGgacgttggggttgagggctGGATAAGAGGAGTTCGCTTTGGTTGCTGGGCTGTGGCTCTGTAGCTGGGAATGCATTCGGTTTTGCACTTGACCGTGTCCCCGGGTCTGACTGTATCCCTGAAGTTGACTATGGCCGTAGCCTCGAGTTTGATTGTGGCCGTAGCCTTGAGTCTGAGTATGGCTGTagccttgagcttgaggcTGTCCGTATACCCGAGGTTGAGTATGGCCGTAACCCTCCGGCTGAGACTGAGCGTGTCTCCAAAGCTGAGCTTGAGCATAACTCTGAGGCTGAGCTTGACCATAAATCTGAGCTTGGCAAGAACCTTGAACCTGACCGTATTGATAATGCTGGGTGTACCCCCGTGTCTGGCCATGTCCCTGCGCCGGCCCATATCCTTGAGCATGGGTATAGCCGTCAATGCTGGTTCGGACATATGTTCGGGCTGGTGTCATTATTGAAGGACGGCCAGGCTGCTGATGCGCCTGGCTATCTGTAGACAGACGAGGCTCATTTGGAGCTTGTATCAGGCTGTTTGCTTGAGGCATCGCCTGCCTAACTGTCATTCTGGATTCGACAAGTTGCGTCTGGCCGCGCTGGGTCTGTGCTCCGTTCTGAACAAATGCCTGCATTTGAGCATATGTTGCTGATCGCCTCGCTGGGCTCTGAACCTTGCCTTGTTGCCGACGGGCGGAGGCTGTGTTGTTGACATCTTGAAGAGTGGGCAATGCGGCGCCTAACTCGGTGAGGGTCTGTAGTCCAACTGAAGAGCCACGAGATGACATCCGAGGCATAGCCTGGGCCTGAGGTGGTGCAACTGCTGACGGTTGTGAACCCGATCCAACGGGGGTATTGACCGACGCAGAAGAGGCGGGAGATGACAACCATTCTCGAGGTTACATCAGCTGTCACTGATTTGAGACCCGAATACTTTGCGTCACTAACACAAACGTCTGCTACAGCCTTAACCCTCCCATGCCTTACCCCTCCTGGAATGTATCAGACAAGATTTTCCATTCCATCtcttccatctccatctttcttctctttccatCTTTGCCCAACCCATTCATTTCATCACCCAGGGAATCTCATCACCATGggctccaacaaccccaaaaacgACCccgcctcttccacctcctcaaatcaGAAGGCCACCGCACATGGGGCTTCGTCATCTACCGCTGCCCCTACTCCCCCgactcctcccacctctgGACACGCCTCCTCACAGGCCTGGAACCCTGCACCCACGAATCACTCCAGGCCCCCCGacggcaccaccgccctctccaaGTTCAAGCTGACAACCATCGAGGataacatcctcctcaacggcgCAACAGCCGACATCGTCCGGGAAAACTTCAAGTCTTGGTCCAACGAAGCAATCACCCGAGAGCAGCCCAACAAAGTCGGCGGTGGGGTGCGGGATCCGAACCAGGAAAATGgggatgaagagggggaCTTACCGACACGTTCACCGAGGTATAGGTTTTGCATACGCGCCAGTCAAGAGGTCTTGAACTCttttgaggaagggggagatgaagaggataGATTTGTTGATCTCATTCAGCGGGATTGGATGCCGGGTAAGCCGTACACAGACCGGCGGACGGCGAGGGTGTATGATGACAAGGTGAAGCCGGCGATTGAGGGGTGTGATAGGAGGGACGTggggtggatgagggttgGGGCGAGGAATGTGATGGTGGATATATATGAGGAGTTGAGGGGCTATAATGACTGGTCTTTGTGGTACAAGAGGCCgtgtgaggttgttgtttgctGATGGGATCAGGGTTTGGCCATGATGACACGAGGCGGGGAacatgttttcttttctgagAATGTTCAATTCTGGGTATCCATAATTTAATTTGacgtaaaaagaaaaagaaaaaacccACAGGAAATCCCAGGCACGCAAGATACGCTTCAACAGTGGCCCTGCCCACtacaccaaaacaaaaaactaAGCTTGGCTGGGTATCCATTCAGTCCACAATGGCAAATACCTTCCTAATATACCTCCATgctgtcctcctcttcatcatcttccatcGAGAAAGGGCATTCGGTATGCCATGTTGATCCAGTAATATCCTCAAACTCTCTTGCAGAGCCTGCGTGTCGAAATAATAGGTGCCCATTCAGAGCTGGATCATCATTCCGCTGCCGTTCTCGTTCCTGCGGGAATTGAGAGTCGgctacacacacaccactGACTTGTGCCAAGATTGCCTTCCACTTGCGGTGGTTGCCTTGCATTTTCATGTGGAAATACCCATATGCCGGGCTGGAAGCTGTCTTTGTGGCAATGTCGAAGTAACCTCCTCGTGTCCTTGTAGCTGTCGCCGGATCCGCGTGCCACATCTCGTGGCTCAAAAATCCCACATGTGCTATGAAAAAGTGACAATCTTCATCCCCTTGCAGAACCCGAAGCAAAGACCAGTGTTCCCCATACGCACAAGGCGTGATGGGCGCCTCTGGTTCGGAGTTCTTGAAGACCAGAGCGCCCTCGTGGCTCAAAATATGGCCCCCTTGCCGTACAAAGTAATGGGAAACACAGGCGTGGGCGCGCGCAGCTTTTATAGTTCGTCGGGATTGGGGGAAATGTACTTTGTGTCGTCATTCAAGGAGGATCCTATGCTGATGTTAACATCTATGTCCATGTCCGGATCGGTGCTGATAAGCCGAGCGTCTGTCAAATCCGACCAGGTGTGATAGTTTGACTCTGGATCGTACTGCCATTCCCAGAAAGTCTGCCGAGGTATCGCAGAAGCCGCACCGTCCGTTGggttgggcttggggggtgggggaaaTGGCCTCCTCGCAACTGATGAGAATAAACCCTTGGGCAGGGGTAGTTCTGCAAACTCTGTATCGTTCCCATGTGTGCCTGGGTTGATCGTAGTCTCCGACGCAAAAGTCGATGGCTTTGATGAGCGATGTCAGGTCGTAATTTGTCTCGAAAGCTTGCACAAAGGCTGACTGCATGTTCATGATATCCTCCGCCCGAGCCTCGTCCTGCAACTCTGCACAGCCCAAAGTGATCTGGAGAACGGGTTTGTTGAGATTTCAAAAGCGCAGTGGCAGCAGCTGGTGGACATCAGGGTTGGATATGCGTATGATCTCGGCGTGGGGATTGATTCAGCTATTCAGCTATAGTGACGTGTCTGGTCGCACCGTTATGCGTTTGTTGTATGTGTTAGGGTCCATTTTCCATGCGAGACTGAAGTTGATAACGCGATGGGCATCATAGCTCATGAGCTCGAGCCTCAGTGCAGAGGTTGACGAGGGAGGCGTCCCTGGGTTGTCGATTCATGAAAAGGTAAGTAGGAATGGCGCACCATAATGGATAATAAACGGGCCTATTGTACCTAAGTAGGTCCCCTTGCTTTGTTGGTTGTATTTGTGAAAGTCTTGTGGGCAGATACCTATCTAAGAAGGTGTAGGCGGCACACGACTCTGCGCACCCTTGGTAAAGCCACACCAGCTACAAGTTCAATCCCGATCTCTGCTCCACAAGGGGAAATATCCATCCTCACTCCCCCGAAGGCCCCAGCAACCTGGTCCCCGTCCTCTCTGCTCTTCCCAGATCAGGCGTCCCATCCGCCCTCCACTCAACCCTCTTCGCAGCCGTATACCGATTCCCATCACAATTCCCCGTCCTCACCGTCGTAGCATGGTAAACATTCCAGgtctccctcccatccggACTCGTAAAAAACCTGTCACCTGATCATGAGCACCCAttccatccccaacccaacccgaATAATTCGCAAAAGGGCAAGGTAAGGTACTTACGCATTATGCCCAGTTCCCCAATTCCCCTCACTTGAACTAAAAACTggctccctccccttctcccaattccccttctccgtcgggtcccccgtccccttatacctcaacaaccccagtTGGTAACTATCCGTCCAGCAATAGCTCCCACTGTAACCCACCCACACCCTCGTCCCGTTATACAACGCCGTAGCCCCCTCATTTACCGGACtacccaccctctcccacgccAGCTCCGGCTCGGACAAGAGCTTCCACCCTGCCTGAATTTTAGTAGGCGACGTCATAGCCGCGATACATAAACTCTGCCATTGCGGGCGGGGTAGACACGACCAGATGAAATAATTTTTCCCTCCAATCGTCAACACCGTCCCGTCGATCCCCCAGTCAAGAGTGACCTGTCCAGCATAGGAATACTGACCATCCCACGGATGTGCACCCCCTCTCACAACATGAGACCGCTGCCCGTCGAGATTCTGCCGATTGCCAGCCGTGTAGTAGATATACCACACCCCATCAACCCTGTGCAGCTCCGGCGCCCAGACGTTGCAGCACCGTGCCGCGTTGGTATCGGTCCAGACGACTTTTGTCTCTCCCGTCTTGAGGCCTTCGAGAGTTTTGGCGCGAGTGAGGCGGAGGTCAGTCCACGTTGTCGTCATGAGGTAGTAGAAGCCGTCATGGTGGACGATGTGGGGGTCGGAACCGTCGCGGGCACGGAGCGGGTTGGTGAAGGTTGCTGCGGAGGTTATCTGCAACAGGCTCAAGGCTGTgaggagaaggcggaggaggtgcatGGTTGCggatgggaggttgatgccTTGAGTCCAACATGATGTCTTCGAGGCGGGTGGTATAAGGCTTCATTGCCATGGCCGAGCCAGCAATAGCCAGGTCACGGTAAATACACCGGACGGAGAAATTACGTCCGGATACCACACGTCAAAAAGCAGACGTTGAATGCTCTTCACATTTCCAACCACCAAGTTATGCCCTCCCATTGGCGCGGCTGTAACCTCCAAGTAGTATTGTATCCGGATGCTAGTATTGTGGA contains:
- a CDS encoding hypothetical protein (EggNog:ENOG503NTVP), with amino-acid sequence MGAYVSTGSCIAHYGIQPNCTFNVTGTNDAFHHLGGSMKGEIEGDPDIAGIGVLGAFLAVTTISVGLASASTFWWFSKNVLHWKSRTAREEKSLRKRKASISQILEALVISCSDQQIFTGGAYAITLRYAKACTVSAYHYNVVSNILLVTCATHLMAVTVSSNYWEHRFVGGLRLIVTSLVYVITGILLSNRGEPDLGFPTQVPANNETHSFMLLPAACFQTDGIRLGTELDKSFKVSSANEFFNGQVHGWTQFIILFLFYFLAAMVSVGRLVRRGQDHNGRRTRFIAWFKLNLRPLFRWKRFFYILFGLYLIAGIAVSCWTVVTSALYVFALRRWVHGSGWMEPIDEEIPDRIAENDPSTFGQLVPVLLISLTLFTFMQVISDRVTLRRQLSNRRKKNIEKHNTPTVVQYDGGGSDYPENGHGFKLEKSVVVGVAISEPDLDPPKPIDIEAAGGRRSQSRSRDGSSTGTTTQSIHPPSQPQVHSPSHTRTHSRQNRSFSSPRPPQGFGTPEPGHQSPMPGFQSPAFPQSQSPTPPISQGPLSQPTSGYVDQPDFQLPAFDFGPGVNPNGSAQSLPLKGEVHSHQRGPSDVSSLSQASYTPSHSSHHVSQLSQGSVAPPVPKKSRSRELREQQAQQQDRRPGPQGGFGLGGRDASRTF
- a CDS encoding hypothetical protein (EggNog:ENOG50) yields the protein MSTQYPITIAQLKEASTQQEWLLLLERVLQGFPTAHIVVDSDVMEHVMDEDKIATTIFLVEAVKVLGTEKVRVVATSHVFESQRATRDLGDEAVASLKTESPAKHTNVVVQRRRHLARKQRLA
- a CDS encoding hypothetical protein (CAZy:GH43; COG:G; EggNog:ENOG503NYQN), with amino-acid sequence MHLLRLLLTALSLLQITSAATFTNPLRARDGSDPHIVHHDGFYYLMTTTWTDLRLTRAKTLEGLKTGETKVVWTDTNAARCCNVWAPELHRVDGVWYIYYTAGNRQNLDGQRSHVVRGGAHPWDGQYSYAGQVTLDWGIDGTVLTIGGKNYFIWSCLPRPQWQSLCIAAMTSPTKIQAGWKLLSEPELAWERVGSPVNEGATALYNGTRVWVGYSGSYCWTDSYQLGLLRYKGTGDPTEKGNWEKGREPVFSSSEGNWGTGHNAFFTSPDGRETWNVYHATTVRTGNCDGNRYTAAKRVEWRADGTPDLGRAERTGTRLLGPSGE